The Ranitomeya imitator isolate aRanImi1 chromosome 8, aRanImi1.pri, whole genome shotgun sequence genome window below encodes:
- the RPL3 gene encoding large ribosomal subunit protein uL3 yields MSHRKFSAPRHGSLGFLPRKRSKRHRGKVKSFPKDDASKPIHLTAFLGYKAGMTHIVREVDRPGSKVNKKEVVEAVTIVETPPMVIVGIVGYVQTPRGLRSIKTIFAEHISDECKRRFYKNWYKSKKKAFTKYCKKWQDEEGKKQLEKDFASMKKYCQVIRVIAHTQMRLLPLRQKKSHLMEIQVNGGTIAEKVDWAREKLEQQVAVSGVFGQDEMIDVIGVTKGKGYKGVTSRWHTKKLPRKTHRGLRKVACIGAWHPARVAFSVARAGQKGYHHRTEINKKIYKIGQGYHSKDGKLVKSNASTDYDLSDKSINPLGGFVHYGEVKNDFILLKGCVVGTKKRVLTLRKSLLVQTSRRALEKIDLKFIDTTSKFGHGRFQTAEEKKAFMGPLKKDRLAKEEA; encoded by the exons ATG TCTCACCGGAAGTTCTCCGCTCCCAGGCACGGGTCCCTGGGCTTCCTACCACGCAAGCGCAGCAAGAGGCATCGTGGCAAGGTGAAGAGCTTCCCCAAGGATGACGCGAGCAAACCCATCCACCTGACGGCGTTCCTGGGCTACAAGGCCGGCATGACCCACATCGTGCGGGAGGTGGACAGGCCGGGCTCCA agGTGAATAAGAAAGAAGTTGTGGAGGCAGTGACTATTGTGGAAACCCCCCCTATGGTCATTGTTGGAATTGTGGGATACGTCCAGACTCCACGTGGTCTTCGCAGCATTAAGACCATCTTTGCTGAGCACATCAGTGACGAATGCAAGAGGCGCTTCTACAAGAACTG GTATAAATCCAAGAAGAAGGCCTTCACCAAGTACTGCAAGAAGTGGCAAGATGAAGAAGGCAAGAAGCAACTGGAGAAAGACTTTGCAAGCATGAAGAAATACTGCCAGGTCATCCGAGTCATTGCCCATACACAG ATGCGTCTGCTGCCCCTGCGTCAGAAGAAGTCTCATCTCATGGAGATCCAGGTGAACGGAGGGACAATCGCAGAGAAGGTGGACTGGGCTCGTGAGAAGCTGGAGCAGCAGGTGGCAGTGTCTGGCGTTTTTGGTCAGGATGAAATGATTGACGTCATTGGAGTCACCAAGGGAAAAGGCTACAAAG GTGTGACTAGCCGGTGGCATACAAAGAAGCTGCCACGTAAGACTCATAGAGGTCTCAGAAAGGTTGCTTGTATTGGAGCTTGGCATCCTGCCCGTGTTGCCTTCTCTGTGGCTCGTGCTGGCCAGAAAGGTTATCACCACCGCACGGAGATCAACAAGAAG ATCTACAAGATTGGGCAAGGCTACCACTCAAAAGATGGGAAACTTGTGAAGAGCAATGCTTCAACCGACTATGATCTGTCAGACAAGAGTATCAACCCATTG GGTGGCTTTGTTCATTATGGAGAAGTAAAGAACGACTTCATCTTGCTGAAGGGCTGTGTTGTTGGGACCAAGAAACGAGTCCTTACCCTACGCAAATCCCTCCTGGTGCAGACCAGCCGTCGTGCATTGGAGAAGATCGACCTCAAGTTTATCGACACAACATCCAAATTTGGACATGGCCGTTTCCAGACTGCAGAAGAAAAGAAGGCTTTCATG GGTCCACTCAAGAAAGACCGCTTGGCGAAGGAGGAAGCATAA